The following proteins come from a genomic window of Sphingobium indicum B90A:
- a CDS encoding TetR/AcrR family transcriptional regulator, whose amino-acid sequence MGRRSDHSREELEALILEEGHRHMAESGFAKFSSREVAKRIGYSVGTLYNVFGSYDRLVAAINTRTFDLWAAFLERRLASRPRDRIAALVEGYFRFASENTNIWMAIYDHRLPSGVPLPEEYARQRAGLTDVVVREVAAVLPPESQDVAPRLARSLVATVHGHCTFALNGSFALLGETDPLEMATARVKESLRAAGAEL is encoded by the coding sequence ATGGGCAGACGATCCGACCATAGCCGCGAGGAGCTGGAGGCGCTCATCCTGGAGGAGGGCCACCGCCACATGGCCGAGTCCGGTTTCGCCAAATTCTCCTCGCGAGAGGTGGCCAAGCGCATCGGCTATTCGGTGGGCACGCTCTATAATGTCTTCGGCAGCTACGACCGGCTGGTCGCCGCCATCAACACGCGCACCTTCGACCTGTGGGCCGCCTTTCTGGAACGGCGCCTCGCCAGCCGGCCGCGCGACAGGATCGCCGCGCTGGTGGAGGGCTATTTCCGCTTCGCTTCGGAAAACACGAACATCTGGATGGCGATCTACGACCATCGCCTGCCGTCCGGCGTGCCCTTGCCGGAGGAATATGCCCGGCAGCGCGCCGGTCTCACCGATGTCGTCGTGCGCGAAGTCGCTGCCGTGCTGCCGCCGGAATCCCAGGATGTCGCTCCACGCCTCGCCCGCTCGCTGGTGGCGACGGTCCATGGCCATTGCACCTTCGCGCTCAACGGCAGCTTCGCCCTTTTGGGCGAGACGGACCCCCTCGAAATGGCCACGGCGCGGGTCAAGGAAAGCTTGAGGGCGGCAGGGGCGGAGCTTTAA
- a CDS encoding sterol desaturase family protein, with the protein MANWFDSLERDLQSPLAVRRLGSGWFSGFFALLLSTTGLCLVMALRWPDWFATPELAALHAWGGLRPLVHALLIGGYALALLSLLLRTRKAIGATALIVALLATLLGGAEVQPRETHDWGVFFGVDFFAVNMVATGLMFAPIERLFPHRAQQRLFRQEWREDLFYYLISSMMVQLITFLALAPSSFINANTAGLAGVRAMIAGQPWLLQFLEVVLLTDFVQYWFHRAFHRVPFLWGFHAVHHSARSMDWLAGARMHFFEIIALRGVTSLPLLTFGFSPSVMQAYIGFVYIYSSLLHANLRGDFNHLGRIVATPRFHHWHHAIEEVAVDKNFAIHFPFLDRLFGTHHLPDGAWPTGYGVPEQVPQGYRAQFLYPFRRKRDAAL; encoded by the coding sequence ATGGCAAACTGGTTCGATAGCCTGGAACGCGACCTGCAATCGCCGCTTGCCGTGCGGCGCCTCGGCAGCGGCTGGTTCTCGGGCTTCTTCGCGCTGCTGCTCAGCACCACCGGGCTTTGTCTGGTGATGGCGCTGCGCTGGCCCGACTGGTTCGCGACGCCCGAACTGGCCGCGCTGCACGCCTGGGGCGGGCTGCGTCCTCTGGTCCATGCGCTGTTGATCGGCGGCTATGCCCTGGCGTTGCTCAGCCTGCTTTTGCGCACACGCAAAGCCATCGGCGCCACCGCGCTCATCGTCGCGCTGCTCGCCACCCTGTTGGGCGGAGCGGAAGTCCAACCGCGTGAGACCCATGACTGGGGCGTGTTCTTCGGCGTCGATTTCTTCGCCGTCAACATGGTCGCCACCGGCCTGATGTTCGCGCCGATCGAGCGCCTGTTCCCCCACAGGGCGCAGCAACGGCTGTTCCGACAGGAATGGCGGGAAGACCTGTTCTATTATCTGATCAGTTCGATGATGGTGCAGCTCATCACCTTCCTCGCGCTGGCGCCGTCCAGCTTCATCAACGCCAACACCGCCGGCCTGGCGGGCGTCCGCGCCATGATCGCCGGCCAGCCCTGGCTGCTCCAGTTCCTGGAAGTGGTGCTGCTGACCGACTTCGTCCAATATTGGTTCCACCGCGCCTTCCACCGCGTCCCCTTCCTCTGGGGCTTCCACGCCGTGCACCATTCGGCCCGGTCGATGGACTGGCTCGCCGGCGCGCGCATGCATTTCTTCGAGATCATCGCCCTGCGCGGCGTGACGTCCCTGCCGCTGCTCACCTTCGGCTTCTCGCCATCGGTGATGCAGGCCTATATCGGCTTCGTCTATATCTACTCCTCGCTGCTCCACGCCAATCTGCGCGGCGATTTCAACCATCTCGGCCGCATCGTCGCGACGCCGCGCTTCCACCACTGGCATCATGCGATAGAGGAGGTCGCGGTCGACAAGAATTTCGCGATCCACTTCCCTTTTCTCGACCGCCTGTTCGGCACACATCATCTGCCCGACGGCGCATGGCCGACCGGCTATGGCGTGCCCGAACAGGTGCCCCAGGGCTATCGCGCGCAATTTCTCTACCCCTTCCGCCGAAAGCGCGACGCAGCCTTGTGA
- a CDS encoding DUF1326 domain-containing protein yields MVYWMLKGREFANCNCEYGCNCQFGGLPDKGHCQAAFGFAIDEGRHGDTDLSGLNIAAVFRWPGPIHEGQGECAAFVDERATEAQRNALLTIMTGGDTAPMATVFAVFASTITTMHEPSFVPVDFEVDVEGRKGRLRIAGHLEMDGEPIRSPVDGSEIRARIDLPDGFEYEVAEIGSGTSRSIAPMRLDHAASYGQFAYLHLDSHGVVRG; encoded by the coding sequence ATGGTCTACTGGATGCTCAAGGGCCGCGAATTCGCCAACTGCAACTGTGAATATGGCTGCAACTGCCAGTTCGGCGGCCTGCCCGACAAGGGGCATTGCCAGGCCGCCTTCGGCTTCGCCATCGATGAGGGGCGTCACGGCGACACCGACCTGTCGGGCCTCAACATCGCAGCCGTCTTCCGCTGGCCCGGCCCGATCCACGAAGGGCAGGGGGAATGCGCCGCCTTCGTCGACGAACGGGCGACGGAAGCGCAGCGCAACGCCCTGCTGACGATCATGACCGGCGGCGACACCGCCCCGATGGCGACGGTCTTCGCCGTCTTCGCCTCCACCATCACCACCATGCACGAACCCAGTTTCGTCCCCGTCGACTTCGAGGTCGACGTGGAAGGACGCAAGGGCCGCCTGCGCATAGCGGGGCATCTGGAAATGGACGGCGAACCCATCCGCAGCCCGGTGGACGGATCGGAAATCCGCGCCCGGATCGACCTGCCCGACGGCTTCGAATATGAAGTGGCGGAGATCGGCTCCGGCACCAGCCGCTCGATCGCGCCGATGCGGCTCGACCATGCGGCGAGCTATGGCCAGTTCGCCTATCTCCACCTCGACAGCCACGGCGTCGTCAGGGGCTGA
- a CDS encoding DUF2339 domain-containing protein, with the protein MLVTLVLLVFGVMLFDMRGRLKAAEQRLAQLEGGVGNTPSLPDRPVPEDGDDDARARPAAPASVVERRVVMDAAPPPPASAVIVDRQFKEGGKGGEEAKGIAIEVARPARPSFSFEELFGRRLPIWAGGVTLAVAGVLLVKYSIDAGLLSPLVRVVLGLLFGGALIGGAEAALRLEDRVRDARVRQALAGAGLATLYAAILAAHMLYGLVGPGIAFAGLAGVTGLAMALSLRFGAPSALLGLVGGLAAPALVEAGQPNVPLLSCYLALAVGGLCVLSRAQRWMWLGVSALVGGAGWGVVMLAMGALDWASSLSVGLLVLMLGMALPVLAFSGTRAALLRMGAAVVAAGQMAALVATGGFGLLQWGLFGLLSLMLVWLGREAALRPLAAIGAGVALLLAAVWPQPEMGRFALVMLGMAAIYGGAALLRVWRGGLVEAGQIAGLALGGFAVALGQCWRVGLDGEFALLALAAAGLPGAAMAMGWRCGTRREDARFVTLASAAALLLVVAGGLGLPEWTLAMVIAAVATGLLKLAALAEDRRVEWSGWGFAFGALVVLAGSDDVARLWGDAADGPGWQGVMRWTAGAAMAALFAWRARFAEGRMVAQGVAVLLAYGAVAQAVPAPWVPVGAALGLAMLAEGARKLAVGRMAPALGVALALVVLWAAWPLGIWLGRVLLSLVGEPVLVRDLPGISEVARRIALPAMALGLALWRGGAAVDAVGRRIGCCVAAVLGGVAAHVAFKQLFALGSLAEVTRLALAERTLWEAVLMGLGFVALRGRIAPAHFHPSRKAGENWARVVGTCLVAAGLGHLLVYSVVLHNPLWFPQAVGSWPFVNLLPVVLALAFVALKVADGWSRRIADGVRMAIIALFGVAMLRQLFVGSLLTVRGVGQVEDILRSVLALALAIGFLLWGIRGQAQAENARDWRIASLLLMLLAVAKVFLLDASGLTGLLRIASFLALGFSLIGIGWLYNRLLREPINNSATIAA; encoded by the coding sequence ATGCTTGTGACGCTGGTTCTGCTGGTTTTCGGGGTGATGCTGTTCGACATGCGCGGGCGGTTGAAGGCGGCCGAGCAAAGGTTGGCGCAGCTGGAAGGGGGTGTTGGAAATACGCCCTCCCTCCCCGACCGCCCCGTCCCAGAAGACGGGGATGACGATGCGCGGGCGAGGCCGGCGGCGCCCGCAAGCGTCGTGGAGCGGCGGGTCGTCATGGACGCCGCGCCTCCGCCGCCCGCGAGCGCGGTCATCGTTGACCGTCAATTCAAAGAGGGCGGGAAGGGCGGGGAAGAGGCGAAAGGCATCGCCATCGAAGTCGCGCGCCCTGCACGCCCCTCCTTCAGCTTCGAGGAACTGTTCGGCCGACGCCTGCCGATCTGGGCGGGCGGCGTGACGCTGGCGGTCGCGGGCGTGCTGCTGGTCAAATATTCGATCGATGCGGGGCTGCTCTCGCCGCTGGTGCGGGTTGTTCTGGGGCTGCTGTTCGGCGGGGCGCTGATCGGCGGGGCGGAGGCGGCGTTGCGGCTGGAGGATCGGGTCCGCGATGCGCGGGTGCGGCAGGCGCTGGCGGGCGCGGGGCTGGCGACGCTCTATGCCGCGATCCTGGCGGCGCATATGCTCTACGGGCTGGTCGGGCCGGGCATCGCCTTTGCGGGGCTTGCGGGCGTGACCGGGCTGGCCATGGCGCTGTCGTTGCGCTTTGGCGCGCCGAGTGCGCTGCTGGGGCTGGTCGGCGGCCTGGCGGCGCCCGCCCTGGTCGAGGCGGGGCAGCCCAATGTGCCCCTGCTGAGCTGTTATCTCGCCCTGGCGGTCGGTGGGCTTTGCGTGCTGTCGCGTGCCCAGCGCTGGATGTGGCTGGGGGTGAGCGCGCTGGTCGGCGGGGCCGGCTGGGGCGTCGTCATGCTGGCCATGGGCGCGCTGGATTGGGCATCGTCGCTGTCGGTCGGGTTGCTGGTGCTGATGCTGGGTATGGCGTTGCCGGTCCTGGCCTTTTCCGGAACGCGGGCCGCGCTGCTGCGCATGGGCGCGGCCGTGGTGGCGGCGGGCCAGATGGCGGCGCTGGTGGCGACCGGCGGCTTCGGCCTGCTGCAATGGGGATTGTTCGGGCTGCTGTCGCTTATGCTGGTGTGGCTGGGGCGGGAGGCGGCCTTGCGGCCGCTGGCGGCGATCGGCGCCGGTGTCGCGCTGCTGCTGGCGGCGGTGTGGCCGCAGCCGGAAATGGGTCGCTTCGCCCTGGTGATGCTGGGCATGGCGGCGATTTATGGCGGCGCGGCCCTGCTGCGGGTCTGGCGCGGCGGATTGGTCGAGGCGGGGCAGATCGCGGGGCTGGCGCTGGGCGGCTTTGCCGTGGCGCTGGGGCAGTGCTGGCGGGTCGGGCTGGACGGGGAATTCGCCCTGCTGGCGCTGGCGGCCGCGGGATTGCCCGGCGCGGCCATGGCGATGGGCTGGCGATGCGGCACGCGGCGGGAGGATGCGCGCTTCGTGACGCTGGCGAGCGCCGCGGCGCTGCTGCTGGTGGTGGCCGGCGGGCTGGGGCTGCCGGAGTGGACTCTGGCCATGGTGATTGCCGCGGTTGCGACCGGGCTGCTGAAGCTGGCGGCGCTGGCGGAGGACCGTCGGGTTGAATGGAGCGGCTGGGGCTTTGCCTTCGGCGCGCTGGTGGTTCTGGCCGGATCGGACGATGTCGCCCGGCTGTGGGGAGATGCGGCGGATGGGCCGGGCTGGCAGGGCGTGATGCGCTGGACGGCGGGCGCGGCAATGGCGGCGCTGTTCGCCTGGCGGGCGCGCTTCGCCGAGGGACGGATGGTCGCGCAGGGCGTGGCTGTGCTGCTCGCCTATGGGGCCGTGGCGCAGGCAGTGCCGGCGCCCTGGGTGCCGGTGGGCGCCGCGCTGGGGCTGGCCATGCTGGCGGAAGGAGCGCGGAAGCTGGCGGTCGGGCGAATGGCGCCTGCCCTGGGCGTGGCCTTGGCGCTGGTGGTGCTTTGGGCGGCCTGGCCCCTGGGGATCTGGCTGGGCCGGGTGTTGCTGTCGCTGGTGGGTGAACCCGTGTTGGTGCGGGACTTGCCCGGAATAAGCGAGGTGGCGCGGCGGATCGCCTTGCCGGCGATGGCGCTGGGCCTTGCCTTGTGGCGGGGCGGGGCGGCCGTGGATGCGGTCGGGCGACGGATCGGCTGCTGTGTCGCGGCGGTGCTTGGCGGGGTGGCGGCGCATGTCGCATTCAAGCAGCTTTTCGCTTTGGGCAGCCTGGCGGAGGTGACGCGCCTTGCCCTGGCGGAGCGCACGCTTTGGGAAGCTGTGCTGATGGGCCTGGGTTTCGTTGCGTTGCGGGGCCGGATCGCGCCGGCTCATTTCCACCCGTCGCGGAAAGCCGGGGAGAATTGGGCGCGCGTGGTCGGGACATGCCTCGTCGCGGCGGGATTGGGGCATTTGCTGGTTTATTCGGTGGTGCTGCACAATCCGCTCTGGTTCCCGCAGGCGGTGGGGAGCTGGCCCTTCGTCAATCTGCTGCCGGTGGTGCTGGCCCTTGCCTTCGTGGCGCTGAAGGTGGCGGACGGCTGGTCGCGGCGCATCGCCGATGGCGTGCGCATGGCGATCATCGCGCTGTTCGGCGTGGCGATGCTGCGGCAGCTTTTCGTCGGATCGCTGCTGACCGTGCGCGGAGTGGGCCAGGTGGAGGATATTCTCCGTTCCGTGCTCGCATTGGCGCTCGCCATCGGCTTCCTGCTCTGGGGCATCCGCGGGCAGGCGCAGGCCGAAAACGCCAGAGACTGGCGCATCGCTTCGCTGCTGCTGATGCTGCTCGCCGTGGCCAAGGTGTTCCTGTTGGATGCGTCGGGGCTGACCGGGCTGCTGCGGATCGCATCCTTCCTGGCCCTGGGCTTTAGCCTGATCGGCATCGGATGGCTCTATAATCGCCTGTTGCGGGAGCCGATTAACAACTCCGCGACTATTGCTGCATAA